One window of the Sebastes umbrosus isolate fSebUmb1 chromosome 1, fSebUmb1.pri, whole genome shotgun sequence genome contains the following:
- the LOC119503382 gene encoding transcription factor HES-5-like: MAPSNARDSPISLLSTRDRHKMRKPAVEKMRRDRINSCIEQLKVLLEKEFTKQDPNAKLEKADVLEMTVAFLKQQMQPQSPANHTTAHGDGYSRCWKETLHFLSASSLKEVTMPALRYLHATPALSSHSHIQAAGKQPPGPDRAVWRPW; encoded by the exons ATGGCTCCGAGCAACGCCAGAGACTCTCCCATCTCACTGCTGTCCAccagagacagacacaaa ATGAGGAAACCGGCGGTGGAGAAGATGCGCAGAGATCGCATCAACAGCTGCATCGAGCAGCTCAAGGTCCTGCTGGAGAAGGAGTTCACCAAACAGGATCCCAACGCCAAGCTGGAGAAGGCCGACGTCCTGGAGATGACAGTGGCGTTCCTGAAGCAGCAAATGCAGCCCCAGAGCCCGGCCAATCACACGACGGCTCACGGCGACGGCTACTCACGCTGCTGGAAGGAGACGCTGCACTTCCTGTCCGCCAGCTCCCTGAAGGAAGTGACAATGCCAGCCCTCCGGTACCTCCACGCTACACCGGCCCTCTCCTCCCACAGCCACATCCAGGCTGCAGGCAAGCAGCCGCCCGGCCCAGACAGGGCGGTGTGGAGGCCCTGGTAG
- the her15.1 gene encoding hairy and enhancer of split-related 15, tandem duplicate 1, which produces MAPSNARDSPISLLSTRDRHKMRKPAVEKMRRDRINSCIEQLKVLLEKEFTKQDPNAKLEKADVLEMTVAFLKQQMQPQSPANHTTAHGDGYSRCWKETLHFLSASSLKEVTMPSLRYLHAAPALSSHSHIQAAGKQPPGPDRAVWRPW; this is translated from the exons ATGGCTCCGAGCAACGCCAGAGACTCTCCCATCTCACTGCTGTCCAccagagacagacacaaa ATGAGGAAACCGGCGGTGGAGAAGATGCGCAGAGATCGCATCAACAGCTGCATCGAGCAGCTCAAGGTCCTGCTGGAGAAGGAGTTCACCAAACAGGATCCCAACGCCAAGCTGGAGAAGGCCGACGTCCTGGAGATGACAGTGGCGTTCCTGAAGCAGCAAATGCAGCCCCAGAGCCCGGCCAATCACACGACGGCTCACGGCGACGGCTACTCACGCTGCTGGAAGGAGACGCTGCACTTCCTGTCCGCCAGCTCCCTGAAGGAAGTGACAATGCCGTCCCTCCGGTACCTCCACGCTGCACCGGCCCTCTCCTCCCACAGCCACATCCAGGCTGCAGGCAAGCAGCCGCCCGGCCCAGACAGGGCGGTGTGGAGGCCCTGGTAG